Proteins from a single region of Streptomyces sp. HUAS 15-9:
- a CDS encoding SpdD protein: protein MSRRALRRQTQAPTPFAGRSLTPYAGAVAAVVVVGVVLTALLAAVAITAVSVAIAAVVLRSLLNGANRR from the coding sequence CTGTCCAGGAGAGCACTCAGGCGGCAGACGCAAGCCCCGACGCCCTTCGCCGGCCGTTCGCTCACGCCCTACGCGGGCGCCGTCGCCGCCGTGGTGGTCGTGGGGGTCGTCCTGACGGCGCTCCTGGCGGCCGTCGCCATCACGGCCGTGTCCGTGGCTATCGCCGCCGTGGTCCTGCGCTCGCTCCTCAACGGCGCCAACAGGCGCTGA